In Vibrio sp. 10N, the following proteins share a genomic window:
- the rsmC gene encoding 16S rRNA (guanine(1207)-N(2))-methyltransferase RsmC, with product MASYIAPSQIAQRQLEYFAGKRVLVIGEIEDSFPVELSRHCDKVTVFTSNYITYRSLQSSSKIETLFGASLPGDIDADMILLYWPKAKAEAQMLLHMSLAALGKETEIVVVGENRSGVKSIEKMFAAYGPINKYDSARRCSFYWGVCQQAPEAFDLQSQFKTYHVELNGVAITVKSLPGVFSHGEFDHGTQLLLNNLPELTGKVLDFGCGAGVIGAYMGLKNPTSKLNLCDINAFAIESSKQTLAANGLTGEVFASDVYSDIDKDFDFIVSNPPFHAGLDTSYSATETLLSDAPKHLNKQGQLWIVANSFLKYPPIIEQQFGHCETVAKNRKFAIYHAAK from the coding sequence ATGGCAAGCTACATCGCACCCAGTCAAATTGCACAACGACAACTAGAGTATTTTGCCGGCAAGCGTGTGTTGGTCATTGGCGAAATTGAAGATAGTTTTCCCGTTGAACTGAGTCGCCATTGTGACAAAGTGACGGTGTTTACCAGCAACTACATCACTTACCGCTCTCTTCAATCGTCATCGAAAATTGAGACTCTGTTTGGCGCATCGCTTCCTGGCGATATTGATGCAGACATGATCTTGCTGTACTGGCCAAAAGCAAAAGCAGAAGCCCAAATGCTGCTACACATGTCTTTGGCTGCGCTCGGCAAAGAGACCGAAATCGTTGTGGTGGGTGAAAACCGCTCTGGAGTAAAAAGCATTGAGAAAATGTTTGCCGCTTATGGGCCAATCAACAAATACGACTCCGCCCGACGCTGCTCGTTTTACTGGGGCGTTTGCCAACAAGCACCTGAAGCATTCGATTTACAGAGCCAGTTCAAAACTTACCATGTTGAACTCAATGGTGTCGCTATCACAGTTAAGAGCCTACCTGGGGTCTTTAGCCACGGCGAATTCGACCACGGTACGCAGCTGCTGCTCAATAACTTACCAGAGCTAACAGGCAAAGTGCTCGACTTTGGCTGCGGTGCGGGCGTTATTGGCGCATACATGGGACTGAAAAACCCAACCAGCAAGCTCAATCTCTGCGATATCAATGCGTTTGCGATTGAATCAAGTAAGCAAACCTTGGCTGCTAACGGGTTAACTGGTGAGGTTTTTGCCTCTGATGTGTATTCTGATATCGACAAAGACTTTGATTTTATCGTCAGCAACCCACCATTTCACGCAGGGCTAGATACCAGTTATTCTGCAACAGAGACCTTACTCTCTGATGCTCCTAAGCATCTAAATAAACAAGGCCAGCTTTGGATTGTAGCGAACAGCTTTCTGAAATACCCACCAATCATTGAGCAGCAATTTGGCCACTGTGAAACGGTTGCAAAAAACCGCAAATTTGCCATTTATCACGCTGCAAAATAA
- a CDS encoding AI-2E family transporter, producing the protein MNVTASHWVLIVALLFAGFACYLLVEPYINSIVMAFILSLLMFPIHEWIERKLPKHKNIVALLSCIVLTFIIVMPLMLVFSAIVQQGSVFSQNMYQWVTGGGIQEVIAHPWVVTGLDFVNEYLPFDAINPQDIAQKAAEFATSLGSNLVAMSAKILGDATNFLMNFFLMLFVLFFLLRDHDKIIAAIRHILPFSRSQEDRLLSEIEKVSKSAVMGSFLTAIAQGAAGGFGMWMAGFPGLFWGTMMGFASFIPVVGTALIWIPATAYLLITGDTGWGLFLAIWSIAVVGSIDNVLRPLLMQGSAGMNTLMIFFSLLGGIHLFGLIGLIYGPLIFAITMVLFNMYEEEFKEFLDGQDRS; encoded by the coding sequence ATGAACGTGACAGCCAGCCATTGGGTACTGATTGTTGCCCTACTCTTTGCCGGGTTTGCCTGCTACCTATTGGTGGAGCCCTACATCAACTCCATTGTCATGGCATTTATTCTGTCACTATTGATGTTCCCTATCCATGAGTGGATTGAACGCAAACTGCCTAAACACAAAAACATCGTCGCTTTGCTGTCTTGTATCGTGTTGACCTTTATTATCGTCATGCCTTTGATGCTGGTATTCAGTGCCATCGTTCAGCAAGGCTCGGTATTCTCCCAGAACATGTATCAATGGGTCACGGGAGGAGGCATTCAAGAAGTCATCGCCCACCCTTGGGTCGTCACAGGGTTGGATTTTGTTAATGAATATCTGCCGTTCGATGCGATTAACCCTCAAGACATTGCTCAAAAGGCGGCCGAGTTCGCCACTTCCCTGGGCTCGAACCTAGTCGCAATGAGCGCAAAAATCCTTGGTGATGCCACGAACTTCCTGATGAACTTCTTCTTGATGTTGTTTGTGTTATTTTTCCTTCTGCGTGACCACGACAAAATCATCGCGGCTATTCGCCATATTTTGCCGTTTTCTCGTAGCCAAGAAGACCGTCTACTAAGTGAAATTGAGAAAGTGTCTAAATCTGCCGTGATGGGATCGTTCTTAACCGCCATCGCGCAAGGTGCCGCTGGCGGCTTCGGTATGTGGATGGCAGGTTTTCCCGGTCTGTTCTGGGGCACCATGATGGGCTTTGCCTCATTTATCCCAGTCGTCGGTACAGCACTGATTTGGATTCCCGCTACCGCTTATCTTCTGATCACTGGTGATACTGGCTGGGGCTTGTTCTTGGCGATTTGGAGCATCGCAGTGGTAGGGTCCATTGATAATGTGCTACGTCCATTGCTGATGCAGGGCAGCGCAGGCATGAATACCCTGATGATCTTCTTCTCGCTATTAGGTGGTATTCACTTGTTCGGTCTCATCGGCCTTATTTATGGCCCACTGATCTTCGCGATTACCATGGTGCTGTTCAACATGTACGAAGAGGAGTTCAAAGAATTCCTCGATGGCCAAGATAGAAGCTAG
- the hemL gene encoding glutamate-1-semialdehyde 2,1-aminomutase — protein sequence MTKSAELYEKAQQTIPGGVNSPVRAFNGVGGSPIFVERADGPLMFDADGKAYIDYVGSWGPMILGHNHAVIRDAVIDAAQRGLSFGAPTEMEINMAELVRKLVPSMEQLRMVSSGTEATMSAIRLARGYTGRDKIIKFEGCYHGHADSLLVKAGSGALTLGQPSSPGVPADFAKYTLTARFNDLESVKALFEANKGEIACIIVEPVAGNMNCIPPVEGFHEGLRQICDDEGALLIFDEVMTGFRVAQGGAQAYYNIKPDLTTLGKIIGGGMPVGAFGGRKEVMQHIAPTGPVYQAGTLSGNPIAMAAGYACLTLLSEEGNEKRLALKTKQLADGFKSLADKHGIPLVVNQVGGMFGFFFTEQETITCYEDVAKCDVERFKRFFHLMLDHGVYLAPSAFEASFTSLAHGSKEIDATLEAADRCFAMLAQEA from the coding sequence ATGACCAAATCAGCAGAGCTATATGAAAAAGCGCAACAGACCATCCCTGGTGGTGTTAACTCTCCGGTTCGTGCCTTTAACGGCGTAGGTGGCTCACCTATTTTCGTTGAACGCGCCGATGGTCCATTGATGTTTGATGCTGATGGTAAAGCCTACATCGACTACGTAGGTTCATGGGGTCCGATGATCCTTGGTCACAACCACGCAGTGATTCGTGATGCAGTGATCGATGCGGCTCAGCGCGGTCTTAGCTTCGGTGCACCAACCGAAATGGAAATCAACATGGCTGAGCTGGTTCGCAAACTAGTCCCTTCTATGGAACAACTGCGCATGGTGAGCTCAGGTACGGAAGCGACCATGAGTGCCATCCGTCTCGCTCGCGGCTACACCGGCCGTGACAAAATCATCAAATTTGAGGGCTGCTACCATGGCCACGCCGACAGCCTTCTCGTAAAAGCAGGCTCAGGTGCATTAACACTTGGTCAGCCAAGCTCACCAGGCGTACCGGCTGATTTTGCTAAGTACACATTAACAGCACGCTTCAACGACCTTGAGTCTGTAAAAGCGCTATTCGAAGCAAACAAAGGCGAGATTGCTTGTATCATCGTTGAGCCTGTTGCGGGCAACATGAACTGTATTCCACCGGTTGAAGGCTTCCACGAAGGTCTGCGTCAGATCTGTGATGACGAAGGCGCACTGCTTATCTTTGATGAAGTTATGACCGGTTTCCGTGTTGCTCAAGGCGGCGCGCAAGCTTATTACAACATCAAGCCAGACCTAACAACTCTAGGTAAAATCATCGGTGGTGGCATGCCAGTCGGCGCATTTGGTGGCCGCAAGGAAGTGATGCAACACATTGCTCCGACAGGTCCGGTTTACCAAGCTGGTACCTTATCTGGTAACCCAATCGCCATGGCCGCAGGATACGCTTGTTTGACACTGCTATCTGAAGAAGGCAACGAAAAACGCCTGGCGCTAAAAACTAAGCAGCTTGCGGATGGTTTCAAATCACTTGCTGATAAGCACGGCATTCCACTGGTGGTTAATCAAGTTGGCGGCATGTTCGGCTTCTTCTTTACAGAACAAGAGACCATCACTTGCTACGAGGACGTGGCGAAATGTGACGTTGAGCGATTCAAGCGTTTCTTCCACCTAATGCTTGATCACGGTGTGTATCTTGCGCCATCTGCATTCGAAGCAAGCTTTACTTCACTAGCACATGGCTCAAAAGAAATCGATGCGACGCTTGAAGCGGCTGATCGCTGCTTTGCTATGCTGGCACAAGAAGCATAA
- the erpA gene encoding iron-sulfur cluster insertion protein ErpA, translated as MSDVAIPLNFSEAAATRVNALIAEEENPELKLRVYITGGGCSGFQYGFTFDESVNDGDTTIEKCGVTLVVDPMSLQYLVGGTVDYTEGLEGSRFFVDNPNATTTCGCGASFSV; from the coding sequence GTGAGTGATGTAGCTATTCCATTAAATTTTTCTGAAGCGGCGGCGACGCGTGTAAATGCGTTGATCGCAGAAGAAGAAAACCCAGAGCTTAAGCTTCGTGTATACATCACCGGTGGTGGCTGTAGTGGTTTTCAGTACGGTTTTACTTTCGATGAGAGCGTTAACGACGGTGATACCACGATTGAAAAGTGTGGTGTGACGTTGGTCGTTGACCCAATGAGTTTGCAGTATCTAGTCGGTGGTACAGTGGACTATACCGAAGGACTAGAAGGCTCGCGCTTTTTCGTTGATAACCCGAACGCCACAACGACCTGTGGTTGCGGCGCATCGTTTAGCGTGTAG
- a CDS encoding efflux RND transporter periplasmic adaptor subunit codes for MPTTQRGSFLSKRPWLISLVCVLALSTWLGLGVLKAEEAPTQKKEQTIPLARVVYQQFTAEKIDKKIDLYGRTAPDRTARLGAEIAGKIIKLNVEKGDEVKQGQAIAQIDKGDLNIQLERAQAMLNVRQQEFNASKSLKSRGLQGEVAYSTAAANLTEAKAMVSAAKLALRNTTVTAPFTGIVDHLSIELGDFVGVGDPVATLIDLDTLVIEADVSERHIQKLTPNQTSTIRFIGGEEVTGTLRYISRVSSASTNTFPIEIAVPNPEQRIPAGVSAEVELALDEQLAIKITPAMLALDEIGNLGVKTLKGNHVDFVPIQLVKAEQDGVWLTGLGTQSDIIVLGQGFVRHGDEVDAISVAEANQIAEQQ; via the coding sequence ATGCCAACTACTCAACGTGGCAGCTTTCTATCAAAACGTCCTTGGCTAATTTCATTGGTATGCGTATTGGCGCTATCTACTTGGCTAGGTCTGGGTGTGCTAAAAGCTGAAGAAGCACCCACCCAGAAAAAAGAACAAACCATTCCGCTCGCTCGAGTTGTCTATCAACAATTTACCGCTGAAAAGATCGACAAGAAAATCGACTTGTACGGTCGTACCGCACCGGATCGTACAGCGCGTCTCGGCGCTGAAATTGCGGGCAAAATCATCAAGCTCAACGTTGAAAAAGGCGATGAGGTCAAACAAGGTCAGGCGATTGCACAGATTGATAAAGGTGACCTTAATATCCAGTTAGAGCGTGCACAGGCCATGCTCAATGTTAGGCAACAAGAATTCAATGCATCTAAGTCTTTGAAAAGCAGAGGTCTGCAAGGCGAAGTGGCTTACTCGACTGCTGCGGCTAACCTGACAGAAGCAAAGGCGATGGTCAGTGCGGCCAAATTGGCGCTGCGTAATACAACTGTGACCGCGCCATTTACCGGTATTGTTGACCATCTGTCGATTGAACTCGGTGACTTTGTAGGGGTTGGCGATCCGGTAGCAACCTTGATTGACTTAGACACTCTAGTGATTGAAGCGGACGTCAGTGAGCGTCACATTCAAAAGCTTACACCTAACCAAACCTCGACAATTCGTTTTATTGGTGGTGAGGAAGTGACTGGTACGCTGCGCTACATTTCCCGTGTCTCGTCGGCTTCGACGAACACCTTCCCTATTGAAATTGCCGTTCCGAATCCAGAGCAGCGCATTCCTGCTGGTGTCAGCGCCGAAGTAGAGCTGGCACTGGATGAGCAGTTGGCAATTAAAATTACCCCGGCGATGTTAGCCCTAGACGAAATTGGCAACCTTGGAGTGAAAACACTTAAAGGTAACCATGTTGACTTTGTGCCGATCCAGCTGGTGAAGGCAGAACAAGATGGTGTTTGGCTGACCGGTCTTGGCACTCAAAGTGACATCATCGTGCTCGGCCAAGGTTTTGTACGCCATGGTGACGAAGTTGACGCCATTAGCGTTGCTGAGGCGAATCAAATCGCCGAACAGCAGTAG
- a CDS encoding efflux RND transporter permease subunit: MFALIDAALSRSRTMLSLLVLVLVAGIVTYNTIPKESSPDITIPIIYVSVGHQGISPDDSERLLVRPLEKELRSIEGVKEMSAVASEGHASVTLEFNVGVDLTKAMADVRDAVDLAKPKLPEDSDEPTVNEVTFASQQPVLSVVLYGTVPERTIVQLARQLRDKLESYRQVLEVDIAGDREDIVEIVVDPLLMESYGLDQGDIYNLIALNNRVVAAGFVDTGYGRFSVKVPSVFNSLKDVLELPVKVDGKQVITFGDVATVRRAFRDPNSFARLDGRSAVVLDVKKRAGENIIETVALVKEVLRQAQLREEWPNNLQVKFTKDESKDVKNMLNDLQNNILSAIILVVIVIIAILGVRTALLVGISIPGSFLTGLLVLSVFGLTVNIVVLFSLIMAVGMLVDGAIVVTEFADRRMQEGMERKEAYRDAAKRMAWPITASTATTLAAFAPLLFWPDITGEFMKFLPMTLIATLTASLVMALLFVPVLGGLIGKPQYVSPEKQKKMVALHEGEFDKATGITKLYHRTLDIALSHPLKILMLAIALAVGVGFTYNKAGLGAEFFPEVDPPFFNVKVRSHGDLSINEKDEVMRVVEKVMLGHDEFESVYTKTGGKDEIGVIQITPVDWQYRRKVPAIIEELKQTTDQFAGVEIEYKFPDAGPPVEHDLVIELSARIPGGLDAAAKQVRRWADGNDKLTNVSDTSNKPGIDWQIDISRDDAARFGADATLVGNTVQFVTNGLKIGDYLPDDSTEEVDILVRFPEEHRDIGRFDELRVKTPAGLVPITNFAKITPEPKQDTINRLEGVRVINVKADMADGYNLAVELPGFMEQLNQIELPSGVEFVIKGQNEEQKNSSEFLQSAFMVALAVMALILITQFNSFYQALLILSAVIFSTVGVFAGLLVFQRPFGIIMSGIGVIALAGIVVNNNIVLIDTYNQLIKRGLDKREAILRTGVQRLRPVMLTTVTTILGLMPMVLEMNVDLINQKIEFGAPSTQWWSQLATAVAGGLAFATVLTLVLTPCLLMLGKTEQQKQQPSMLRRTLRRLRSKPIKKPVKAA, encoded by the coding sequence ATGTTTGCATTGATTGATGCGGCGCTGTCGCGTTCGAGAACCATGCTCAGTCTGTTGGTTTTGGTGTTAGTTGCGGGGATCGTGACTTACAACACCATTCCCAAAGAATCGAGCCCAGACATCACGATCCCGATTATCTATGTGTCTGTCGGACACCAAGGGATTTCGCCCGATGACAGTGAACGATTGCTGGTTAGGCCGTTAGAAAAAGAGTTGCGTTCGATTGAAGGCGTCAAAGAGATGAGCGCCGTGGCGTCAGAAGGCCACGCATCGGTAACCCTTGAGTTTAACGTAGGTGTTGATTTGACTAAGGCGATGGCTGACGTCCGCGATGCGGTGGATCTTGCCAAGCCGAAACTGCCTGAAGACAGTGATGAGCCGACGGTCAACGAAGTGACCTTTGCCTCCCAGCAGCCCGTGCTGTCTGTGGTGCTTTACGGTACTGTCCCTGAACGTACGATAGTGCAGTTGGCTAGACAGCTGCGTGACAAACTAGAAAGCTATCGCCAAGTATTGGAAGTCGACATTGCTGGTGACCGAGAAGACATTGTGGAGATCGTCGTCGATCCACTGCTGATGGAAAGTTACGGCCTTGATCAAGGAGACATTTATAACCTGATCGCCCTTAACAACCGTGTAGTAGCCGCGGGCTTTGTTGATACCGGTTACGGCCGTTTCTCAGTGAAAGTGCCATCGGTATTCAATAGCCTAAAAGATGTCTTGGAGTTGCCTGTTAAGGTCGATGGCAAACAAGTGATCACCTTTGGGGATGTTGCGACGGTGCGCCGCGCCTTCCGTGACCCAAACAGTTTTGCTCGTCTTGATGGCCGTTCTGCGGTGGTCCTGGATGTGAAAAAGCGCGCGGGTGAAAACATTATCGAGACCGTTGCGCTGGTTAAAGAAGTATTGCGTCAAGCCCAGCTTCGTGAAGAGTGGCCAAACAACCTCCAAGTGAAGTTCACCAAAGATGAGTCGAAAGATGTAAAGAACATGCTTAATGATCTGCAGAACAACATTTTGTCGGCGATCATTTTGGTGGTGATTGTGATCATTGCCATCCTCGGGGTTCGTACTGCCTTATTGGTGGGGATTTCGATTCCTGGCTCGTTTCTTACTGGTTTGCTGGTGCTGTCGGTATTTGGCTTAACGGTCAATATTGTTGTGCTGTTCTCGCTGATTATGGCGGTCGGCATGCTGGTGGACGGTGCGATTGTTGTGACTGAGTTTGCTGATAGGCGGATGCAAGAAGGAATGGAGCGAAAAGAGGCCTATCGTGATGCGGCAAAACGCATGGCGTGGCCGATCACCGCATCAACGGCAACGACATTGGCCGCTTTCGCGCCGCTGCTGTTTTGGCCGGATATTACCGGTGAATTTATGAAGTTCTTGCCGATGACGCTGATTGCGACATTGACGGCATCTCTGGTAATGGCACTGCTGTTCGTCCCAGTACTGGGAGGTTTGATTGGTAAACCGCAATATGTCTCGCCGGAAAAGCAAAAGAAAATGGTGGCGCTGCATGAGGGTGAGTTCGATAAGGCCACTGGCATTACTAAGCTCTATCACCGCACCTTAGATATCGCTCTAAGCCATCCGTTAAAAATTCTCATGCTGGCTATCGCTTTGGCGGTGGGTGTTGGTTTCACTTACAACAAAGCCGGCCTTGGCGCTGAGTTCTTCCCTGAAGTGGATCCGCCGTTTTTCAACGTTAAAGTGCGCTCTCACGGTGACTTGTCCATCAATGAAAAAGATGAGGTGATGCGCGTCGTTGAGAAAGTGATGCTGGGTCATGATGAGTTTGAGAGTGTTTACACCAAAACCGGCGGTAAAGATGAAATTGGCGTCATTCAAATAACGCCGGTGGATTGGCAATATCGCCGCAAGGTGCCAGCTATCATCGAAGAGCTAAAACAAACCACGGATCAGTTTGCTGGTGTGGAGATTGAATACAAGTTCCCGGATGCGGGTCCTCCGGTTGAGCATGACTTAGTCATCGAACTGTCTGCTCGTATCCCAGGCGGTTTGGACGCTGCTGCGAAACAAGTGCGTCGCTGGGCCGATGGCAATGACAAGTTGACTAACGTTAGTGACACGTCAAACAAGCCAGGGATAGACTGGCAAATTGATATCAGCCGCGATGATGCCGCTCGCTTTGGTGCGGATGCTACGTTGGTGGGTAACACGGTGCAGTTTGTGACGAACGGCCTGAAAATTGGTGATTATCTTCCTGATGATTCAACAGAAGAGGTGGATATTTTGGTGCGATTCCCAGAAGAGCATCGTGATATTGGTCGTTTTGATGAGCTTAGGGTTAAGACACCGGCAGGTCTGGTTCCTATCACCAACTTCGCCAAAATTACTCCAGAGCCAAAGCAAGACACCATCAATCGTTTAGAAGGCGTGCGCGTTATTAATGTCAAAGCCGATATGGCGGATGGTTACAATCTGGCGGTAGAACTGCCAGGCTTTATGGAGCAGTTGAATCAGATCGAACTGCCAAGTGGGGTTGAGTTTGTCATCAAAGGCCAAAATGAAGAGCAGAAAAATTCGTCTGAGTTTTTGCAAAGTGCCTTTATGGTCGCGTTGGCCGTCATGGCGCTGATATTGATCACCCAGTTCAATAGCTTCTATCAAGCGCTGCTGATTTTAAGTGCTGTGATCTTCTCGACCGTGGGTGTGTTTGCGGGTCTACTGGTGTTCCAACGTCCGTTTGGCATCATAATGTCGGGCATTGGCGTTATCGCGCTCGCTGGGATTGTCGTGAATAACAACATCGTGCTTATTGATACCTACAACCAGCTCATCAAGCGCGGTTTAGATAAACGAGAAGCGATATTAAGAACAGGCGTGCAGCGTTTGCGCCCAGTGATGCTCACCACAGTCACGACGATTTTGGGACTGATGCCGATGGTTCTGGAAATGAACGTCGATCTCATTAATCAAAAGATCGAGTTTGGCGCGCCAAGCACTCAGTGGTGGTCGCAGTTAGCAACGGCGGTCGCGGGTGGTTTGGCATTTGCCACGGTACTCACTCTGGTTCTGACGCCCTGCTTGTTGATGCTGGGCAAAACCGAGCAACAAAAACAGCAGCCGTCGATGCTAAGGCGAACATTGCGACGATTGAGGTCTAAACCTATAAAAAAGCCCGTTAAAGCGGCGTAG
- a CDS encoding acetolactate synthase 3 large subunit codes for MADSTPEMLSGAEMIVQSLIDEGVQQIFGYPGGSVLDIYDALHEKRENIQHVLVRHEQAATHMADGYARATGKPGVVLVCSGPGATNTITGIATAYMDSIPMVVLSGNVPNNLIGNDAFQECDMVGVSRPVVKHSFLLQRAEDIPETLKKAFYIASTGRPGPVVVDIPKDVMNPQIKFPYEYPETVKMRSYNPTTSGHKGQIKKALKAILEAKKPVLYVGGGAIMSEADQHLIKLAETLNLPVVSTLMGLGAFPGTHKNSLGMLGMHGTYEANLAMHNADLIFGVGVRFDDRTTNNLEKYCPDAKVVHIDIDPSSISKNVRADLPIVGSADVILETMLKLLVEQGGTNDEAALNTWWDDIASWKERNCLGYETSEERIKPQQVIEVLHKLTGGDAFVASDVGQHQMFAALYYPFNKPRRWINSGGLGTMGFGFPAAIGVKFAYPDEEVVCVTGDGSIQMNIQELSTAMQYDVPVKIINLNNRFLGMVKQWQDIIYQGRHSNSYMDSVPDFAAIAEAYGHVGIRISNPSELESGLKKALEMKDRLVFVDINVDETEHVYPMQIKGEGMDKMWLSKTERT; via the coding sequence ATGGCAGATTCAACCCCAGAAATGCTATCTGGTGCAGAGATGATCGTTCAATCTTTGATTGACGAAGGTGTACAACAAATCTTTGGTTACCCAGGTGGTTCCGTTCTTGATATCTACGATGCGCTGCATGAAAAGCGCGAGAATATCCAACACGTCCTCGTTCGTCATGAACAAGCCGCGACACACATGGCTGATGGTTACGCACGTGCTACCGGTAAACCGGGTGTGGTACTTGTGTGTTCAGGCCCTGGTGCGACTAACACCATTACCGGTATCGCTACCGCTTACATGGACTCGATCCCTATGGTCGTGCTCTCTGGTAACGTGCCGAATAACTTAATTGGTAATGATGCGTTCCAAGAGTGTGACATGGTGGGTGTATCACGTCCTGTGGTTAAGCACAGCTTCCTATTACAACGTGCGGAAGATATCCCTGAAACGCTGAAGAAAGCCTTCTACATCGCGTCGACTGGCCGCCCAGGCCCGGTTGTAGTTGATATTCCGAAGGACGTAATGAATCCGCAGATCAAATTCCCTTACGAGTACCCAGAAACCGTTAAGATGCGCTCATACAACCCGACCACTTCGGGTCATAAAGGGCAAATCAAAAAAGCGCTGAAAGCCATTTTAGAAGCGAAAAAGCCGGTTCTGTATGTGGGTGGCGGTGCCATCATGTCGGAAGCAGATCAGCATCTTATTAAACTGGCAGAGACGTTGAACTTGCCGGTTGTTAGCACGCTAATGGGGCTGGGTGCGTTCCCTGGTACACATAAAAACTCACTAGGCATGCTTGGTATGCACGGTACTTATGAAGCTAACCTGGCGATGCATAATGCCGATCTTATTTTTGGTGTGGGTGTACGTTTTGACGATCGTACTACCAATAACCTCGAGAAGTACTGCCCAGATGCGAAGGTAGTACATATCGATATCGACCCTTCTTCTATCTCGAAAAACGTTCGCGCTGACTTGCCAATCGTTGGCTCTGCGGATGTGATCTTAGAGACCATGCTTAAACTTCTGGTAGAGCAGGGCGGCACTAATGACGAAGCTGCGCTCAATACTTGGTGGGATGATATTGCCTCTTGGAAGGAGCGTAACTGTCTTGGTTACGAAACTTCGGAAGAGCGTATTAAGCCACAGCAAGTAATTGAAGTGCTGCACAAACTGACGGGCGGTGATGCATTTGTGGCATCCGATGTGGGTCAGCACCAAATGTTCGCAGCGCTCTACTATCCGTTTAACAAGCCACGCCGCTGGATCAACTCAGGTGGTCTTGGCACCATGGGCTTCGGCTTCCCAGCAGCGATTGGGGTGAAGTTTGCATACCCAGATGAAGAGGTGGTGTGTGTCACCGGTGATGGCAGCATCCAGATGAACATTCAAGAGCTGTCGACGGCCATGCAATACGATGTGCCAGTTAAGATCATTAACCTCAACAACCGTTTCTTAGGTATGGTGAAACAGTGGCAGGATATTATTTATCAAGGCCGCCATTCCAACTCGTACATGGACTCGGTTCCAGATTTTGCCGCTATTGCTGAAGCTTATGGTCACGTGGGCATTCGCATCTCGAACCCAAGCGAGCTGGAATCTGGCCTGAAGAAAGCGTTAGAGATGAAAGATCGCCTCGTGTTCGTTGATATTAACGTTGACGAAACAGAGCACGTTTACCCGATGCAAATCAAAGGGGAAGGCATGGATAAGATGTGGCTAAGCAAGACGGAGAGAACTTAA
- the ilvN gene encoding acetolactate synthase small subunit — MRHIISLLMENQPGALSRVVGLFSQRGYNIESLNVSPTDDETLSRLNITTESDEMELEQIQKQLHKLIDVLKVQEVTEFDHIERELMMVKVKASGFARAEVKRTADIFRGQIVDVTSSQYTVQLAGTAEKLDAFVSALSEVTDVVEVARSGIVGIARGERALKP, encoded by the coding sequence ATGAGACATATCATTTCGCTACTAATGGAAAACCAACCGGGTGCACTTTCTCGCGTGGTTGGCCTGTTCTCTCAGCGTGGCTACAACATCGAATCGCTCAACGTATCGCCAACCGATGATGAGACGTTATCACGTCTGAATATCACTACTGAATCGGATGAAATGGAGCTTGAGCAGATTCAAAAGCAGCTACACAAGCTGATTGATGTTCTCAAGGTTCAGGAAGTGACTGAGTTTGATCACATTGAGCGTGAGCTGATGATGGTGAAAGTCAAAGCGAGCGGCTTTGCACGTGCAGAAGTGAAACGCACAGCGGATATCTTCCGTGGTCAGATTGTTGATGTCACATCATCGCAATATACGGTTCAACTCGCAGGTACAGCTGAAAAGCTTGACGCGTTTGTGTCAGCGCTCTCAGAAGTGACGGATGTGGTTGAAGTGGCTCGAAGCGGTATTGTGGGCATTGCTCGTGGTGAACGCGCACTTAAGCCATAA